In the genome of Phacochoerus africanus isolate WHEZ1 chromosome 10, ROS_Pafr_v1, whole genome shotgun sequence, one region contains:
- the NAA11 gene encoding N-alpha-acetyltransferase 11 yields MNIRSARPDDLMNMQHCNLLCLPENYQMKYYFYHGLSWPQLSYIAEDEGGKIVGYVLAKMEEDPDDVPHGHITSLAVKRSHRRLGLAQKLMDQASRAMVENFGAEYVSLHVRKSNRAALHLYSNTLNFQVSEVEPKYYADGEDAYAMKRDLSQMAGALRRQLELRAKGGSAVLGPGEHPETQGSTRPGSREAGQEEKNPATDGSGSDDKDPSEATESTDAQGSSEDSDSTS; encoded by the coding sequence ATGAACATCCGCAGTGCCCGGCCGGACGACCTGATGAACATGCAACACTGCAACCTCCTCTGCCTTCCCGAGAACTACCAGATGAAGTACTATTTCTACCACGGCCTCTCCTGGCCGCAGCTCTCCTACATCGCTGAGGACGAGGGCGGGAAGATTGTGGGCTACGTCCTGGCCAAGATGGAAGAGGACCCCGACGACGTCCCCCACGGACACATCACCTCCCTGGCCGTAAAGCGTTCGCACCGGCGCCTCGGCCTGGCGCAGAAGCTGATGGACCAGGCCTCCCGGGCCATGGTAGAGAACTTCGGCGCCGAGTACGTGTCTCTGCACGTGCGGAAGAGTAACCGGGCAGCCCTGCACCTCTATTCCAATACCCTCAACTTTCAGGTGAGCGAGGTGGAGCCCAAATACTACGCAGACGGAGAAGACGCGTATGCCATGAAGCGGGACCTCTCGCAGATGGCCGGTGCGCTGAGGCGGCAGCTGGAGCTGAGGGCGAAGGGCGGCTCTGCGGTGCTGGGCCCCGGGGAGCACCCGGAGACGCAGGGCAGCACACGCCCCGGTTCCAGAGAGGCTGGTCAGGAGGAGAAGAACCCGGCCACTGACGGCAGTGGCAGTGACGACAAGGACCCCAGCGAGGCCACCGAAAGCACGGACGCCCAAGGCAGCTCAGAGGACTCCGACTCCACCTCCTAG